Within the Streptomyces sp. YIM 121038 genome, the region CACCGTCTCCCCCGCGGCCGTGAGCGGGCGCCTCGCGTTCGAGCGGGCCGGGGTGCGGCCCGCCGACATCGACGTGGCGCAGATCTACGACGCCTTCACCTATATGACCCTGGTGACCCTTGAGGACCTGGGGTTCTGCGCCAAGGGCGAGGGCGGCGCCTTCGTGGAGAAGGGCCGGCTGCTGCGGGACGGCGAGCTGCCGACCAACACCGACGGCGGCGGGCTCTCCGCCCAGCACCCCGGCATGCGGGGCCTGTTCCTGCTCGTGGAGGCGGTGCGGCAGCTGCGCGGCGACGCGGGCCCCGGCCGCCAGGTCCGCCGCGCGGACGGCCGCCTCCCGGAGCTCGCGGTGGCGTCGGGCACGGGCGGCTGGTTCTGCTCCTCGGGAACGGTGGTACTCGCCCGCGGTTGAGCGCCCCAAAGGGGCGCGGGGCCTTGTCGACATGCGGCTCCGCCGCGCGGGCGCGACCAGCCCCCACGAACCCGCAGACGACCACCGGCGCACAATCGAGCCATGACGACGAACCGCTTCCGCGACCTGCTCAGATCCCAGAAGGTCTGGGACACCGACCTCCCCACCTTCGACCCGGCGGCCACGCCCGACGCGCCGCTCGGGCTCTTCCACCACTGGTTCGCCGAGGCGGTGGCCGCGGGCCAGACCGAGCCGCACACCATGACCCTGGCGACGACGGACGGGGCGGGCCGCGCGGACGCGCGCACCGTCATGCTGCACGACGCCGACGCGGCGGGCTGGCACTTCGCCTCGCACGACATCAGCCGCAAGGGCCGCCAGCTCGCCGAGCGGCCGCACGCGGCCCTGCACTTCTACTGGCCCGCCCAGGCCCGCCAGATCCGGCTGCGCGGCCCGGTCGCCGTCGCCCCGCACGCCGAGGCCCTCGCGGACCTGCACGCGCGGACGACGGGGGCGCTCGCCGCGGCGCTCGTCGGACACCAGAGCGAAGTCCTCGGCTCGCGCGCCGAGTTGACCAGGGCGTCGGAGGACGCCTGGGAACGTGCGGCCGAACGACCGGACGCCGACGCGCCGAGCTGGACGCTGTACGTACTGGCCCCCGATGAGGTGGAGTTCTTCCAAGGGGACGCCCGACGGCGGCACGTGCGCCTGCGGTACCGGGCGGCGGACCAACAGGGGGCCTGGCTGAGGGAGTTGCTGTGGCCGTGACCGAAGAGGAAGGCCTGACCGGGGAGGACGCCGGACTCGTCCTGCGCCCCGCGCGCGCGGAGGACGCCGCGGCGGTCGCCCGGATCTGGCACGCGGGCTGGAGCGACGGCCACCTGGGGCACGTCCCCGAGGCGCTCCTCACGGTCCGCACGCCCCAGTCGTTCGTGCTGCGCGCCCCGCGCCGCGTCGACGACACGGTGGTCGCGCTGGTCGCCGGG harbors:
- a CDS encoding pyridoxal 5'-phosphate synthase, producing the protein MTTNRFRDLLRSQKVWDTDLPTFDPAATPDAPLGLFHHWFAEAVAAGQTEPHTMTLATTDGAGRADARTVMLHDADAAGWHFASHDISRKGRQLAERPHAALHFYWPAQARQIRLRGPVAVAPHAEALADLHARTTGALAAALVGHQSEVLGSRAELTRASEDAWERAAERPDADAPSWTLYVLAPDEVEFFQGDARRRHVRLRYRAADQQGAWLRELLWP